The following proteins are co-located in the Thermus thermophilus HB8 genome:
- the recO gene encoding DNA repair protein RecO — MERYRLEEGIVVGRKPLPQGDLLLRLVTPRGSLEAVVRKGQRPTGRTGRLSLFHHVRFQLYAKGEGLPTLTQAELLGRLHGLEAPRRFLLAAFLAELAYRLASPEAAPRIYPLLVSGLRGIAKHEDPLLPLVWAGWRVAKAGGIGPNLEGEGLRLKRGRLGEEGVYLGREGVEALKATLRLPGAQALPHLEGAPLNRLFLALKAHAEEALGPLRSAEAIGV, encoded by the coding sequence GTGGAACGCTACCGGCTGGAAGAGGGCATCGTGGTGGGCCGGAAGCCCCTGCCCCAGGGGGACCTCCTCCTCCGCCTGGTGACGCCCCGGGGGAGCCTCGAGGCGGTGGTCCGGAAGGGGCAGAGGCCCACGGGGCGTACGGGGAGGCTCTCCCTCTTCCACCACGTGCGCTTCCAGCTCTACGCCAAGGGGGAGGGCCTGCCCACCCTGACCCAGGCGGAGCTTTTGGGCAGGCTCCACGGCCTGGAGGCGCCCCGCCGCTTCCTCCTCGCCGCCTTCCTCGCCGAGCTCGCCTACCGCCTGGCCTCCCCCGAGGCCGCCCCCAGGATCTACCCCCTTCTGGTCTCGGGCCTCCGGGGGATCGCCAAGCACGAGGACCCCCTCCTTCCCCTGGTCTGGGCGGGCTGGCGGGTGGCCAAGGCGGGGGGGATCGGGCCCAACCTGGAAGGGGAGGGCCTCCGCCTGAAGAGGGGGAGGCTCGGGGAGGAGGGGGTCTACCTGGGGCGGGAGGGGGTGGAGGCCTTAAAGGCCACCCTCCGCCTCCCCGGGGCCCAGGCCCTTCCCCACCTGGAAGGGGCCCCCTTAAACCGGCTCTTCCTGGCGCTCAAGGCCCACGCGGAGGAG